Part of the Nitrospira sp. CR1.1 genome is shown below.
CGTCAGTCTCCTGTATACACGTGGCTATTTCGAACAGCATCTGGATCAATGGGGCAATCAGCGTGAACAACCTGCGCGTTGGGATCCCTCGAAGTTTGCCCGGTTGCTCCCTCCGACGGTCCACGTGTCGATTGAAGGCCGTCCCGTCGTCGTCCGGGCGTGGCAGTACGACATCACCGGGCTGACCGGCTATGTCGTTCCCTTGCTGCTCTTAGATGCCAATGTCGAAGAGAATCCGGCTGGCGATCGGGAGCTGACGAGTGACCTCTATGGTGGCGATGAACGGTACCGTCTGGCGCAGGAAATCATCTTGGGCATCGGCGGCGTCCGCATGCTCCGAACCCTGGGCTATACGCAAGCCGAACGGTTCCACATGAATGAAGGACATGCGGCCTTGCTCGCTCTCGAGCTGCTGCGCGAGCGCAAACAGAACGAGCCGGCGGCGTGGGATTTCGATGGCGTGAGGCGGGCCTGCATCTTCACCACCCATACCCCCGTGCCGGCCGGCCATGATCAGTTCTCGTATGAGCTTGTCAAGCAACTGCTCGGCGACGCGGCGCCGCTGGAAGTCCTGCAGATGCTGGGTGGCAGAGACCGGCTGAACATGACGCTCCTGGCGTTGAATCTGAGCACCTACGTGAACGGCGTTGCCAAGCGCCATGGTGAGGTCTCCCAGGAGATGTTCCCGGAATATGCCATCGACTCCATTACGAACGGCGTGCATTCGGCCACCTGGACCTCGCCCAGCTTTCAGCAGCTCTATGACCGGTATATTCCTGGCTGGCGCACTGATTCCTTCGCTCTCCGCTATGCCATCAGCATCCCTCCTCAAGACATCTGGGAGGCGCATGTCCAGGCGAAGGCGCGATTGCTGGAAGAAGTCCGGAGGCGGACCTCGTTGCCGTTCCGCGATGATGGGCTGACGATTGGATTTGCCCGGCGGGCCACCCAGTACAAGCGGGGCGATTTGGTGTTGTCGGCCCCCGACGAGCTCGTCGACATTGCAAAGAAGGTTGGCCCGATTCAGCTCATCTTTGCGGGCAAGGCGCATCCCAAGGATGAGCCGGGAAAGGAGATCATTCGCCGTGTGGTTCGGGTAGCCGGTCAGGTCAAGCCGGAGGTGCAGATCGCGTATCTGGAGGATTACGATCTGACGCTGGCACAGCTCCTGACCGCTGGCGTCGATCTCTGGTTGAACACGCCCCTCCCACCACTTGAGGCGTCCGGCACTTCCGGGATGAAAGCCGCGCACAACGGTGTGCCCAGCTTGAGCGTGCTCGACGGGTGGTGGGTGGAGGGCCATATCGAGGGCATCACGGGCTGGTCCATCGGCCGCGGGCCTTCCGATGCCACTTCACAAGAAGGGCGCGGTGCCCAGGATGCCCGCGAGCTGTACGACAAACTGCGCGGGGTCATCGCGCCCATGTTCTATCAGCGCCGCGAACGATGGAGCGAGATTATGCGATCGACCATAGCCTTCAACGCTTCCTTCTTCAACACGCACCGCATGGTGCAACAGTATGCGGCGAATGCGTATGTGTAACTGTCGTCGGCCCTCTCTTGCCGAGTGAGCTTGGTGTAGTAAAGAGGCTGTTTTTACACAAACTCTCTAAAGGACGGTCATGCGATCAGGCATACTTTGCACGTTAGCCTTAGTCCTGTGGCTGATCGGCGCTGCGGCAATCGGATGGTTGTTTCTAAAAGGGTGGACGACGACGGGTAGTGACGGCCGCACAGAAATTCTATTATCACCCTCGGAACGTGACCTCGTATTGACCCAGATGAGACAGTTTCTCGAGGCCATCCAAGCTGTACTTGCGGATCTTGGCACGAGCGAAGCATCCCGGAAATTCCAAGCTGCGGAAACTGCGGCTCGGAAAGTCGGTATGGGCATGGATAAGGACGTGAACCCAACTCTGGTGGCAAAAATTCCGCTGGCATTCAAGCAAATGGGTATGTCGGTGCATCATGAGTTCGATGGACTGGCTGATGGAATTGCTCAAGGCGAGACAGTCCCACAGATTATCCGTCGACTCTCCACCATCACCAGTCAATGCACGGCTTGCCATGAGATATATCGGTTTTCGCCACAGCAATAATTCATGCCATCAAGAGGAACAACGGGAATGATCCTTCGTACTCTTTCATTGCCGCTGAAGATCCTAACAAGGCGCCTTGACCGAGGTGCCTCCGTGAGAGGCTAGCAGAACGATGGTCATCTGGCATCTCACACCTGACGCGCCGCGCTTCCCGTTCTTCGTGAGTGCGGAGCAGCACGTCAATCTTCAGTTCGGTACCTGGCCCATTGAGGAGGGCCAACGAACGTGGATCGACTATCGGGTCGTGCGCCACGATGGCACTGAGACGACAGGAGAGGTGGAAGGCACCTGGAATGTCAACCGCGAGGTCAACAGCTACTGGTTTCTCAACTTCGGCCCTTTTGCGGACGGAGATCGTGTGGAGTACCGGTTGCGGGGCAGTTGTGCGACCGGGGCCACCGACGCGGGAACCTTCTCCTTTCTCGTAGGGCCGAAGATTCACCTCGCAATCCTCTGGCACCAGCACCAGCCGCTCTACAAGGATCTGCAAGCCAAGCGGCCACAGGGCTCGTACCGGTTCCCCTGGGTGCGGCTGCACGCTATTCGCGATTACTACGCCATGGCTGCGCTCCTAGAGCAGCATCCCGAGGTGCATCTTACGATCAATCTCACGCCCGTCCTTCTCCAACAGCTCGAAGACTATGCGGAGCGCGGCGCCACAGACCGCGCCCTGGAATTAACGCTGACCCCGGCGGCCCGTCTCTCCGCCGCCCAACGAGAGGAACTCCTCGCCACGTTCTACGAAGCCGACTGGCACACGCAGATCTTCCCCCGGCCCCGGTATCGCGCCTTGTTTGAGCAGCGCCAGAACAGCCGCTCGTTCACGGTCCAGGATCTCGCGGATCTCCAGATGTGGTTCAACCTGGCCTGGTTCGGCCCGGAGTTCCAGGAGGGACCCGTTAAACTTCCCAACGGGGAGGTGGCCTCCGTGGCGAGCTTCGTGACGCAAGGCAGTGGATACAGCTCGGAGCAGATCGCCCAGATGGTCGGCGAACAGCTCAAGATCATGCGCAACGTGGTCGCGATTCACGGCCGGCTTCAGGATCGCGGCCAAATTGAGATCTCCACCACGCCTTTTTATCATCCGATCCTGCCCCTGCTCGTGGACACTGATCAGGCCACGATCGACCGGGAAGGTACCACGCATCCCAGGCGCTTCCACCAGCCGGAGGATGCGAAGGCGCAGGTGCATCAGGCCGTCACCTTCTACGAGGAACGGTTCGGCCATCCTCCAGTGGGGATGTGGCCTGCCGAGGGCGCGGTCGGTCAGTCGGTGGTCTCGCTGTTTGCTGAAGCTGGCCTGCAGTGGATCGCCACGGATCGGGGCGTGCTGGAGCGGTCCGGGCAGTACGGGTACAACGTCCAGGACCCGAACGTGCTGTGTCAGGCCTACCGGGCGGAAGATGAGGCCGGCCGTGCAGTGGCGATCTTCTTCCGGGACACCGTCCTGTCGGACAAGATCGGCTTTCACTACCAGCGTTATCCGGACCCTCGCCAGGCCGCGGAAGACTTTGTGCGGGAAGTCAAGATGCGATTCGCCTGGCAGGCCAACGATCCGCTGAACCGCATCGTGTCCGTGATTCTGGATGGGGAAAACGCCTGGGGCGCTTATCCGCAGCAGGCCCGCCCGTTCCTGCATGCCCTGTATACGGCGCTTGCCGCTGATCCAGAGATTCGCACGGTCACGTT
Proteins encoded:
- the glgP gene encoding alpha-glucan family phosphorylase, with the protein product MNTVKDPVCGMKIPMGEGLSAIYQGQEFRFCSDLCKRTFLATPERYATGSTGLASGAADVTRRIAYFSMEVAVDSGMPTYSGGLGVLAGDTLRSCADLKIPIVAVSLLYTRGYFEQHLDQWGNQREQPARWDPSKFARLLPPTVHVSIEGRPVVVRAWQYDITGLTGYVVPLLLLDANVEENPAGDRELTSDLYGGDERYRLAQEIILGIGGVRMLRTLGYTQAERFHMNEGHAALLALELLRERKQNEPAAWDFDGVRRACIFTTHTPVPAGHDQFSYELVKQLLGDAAPLEVLQMLGGRDRLNMTLLALNLSTYVNGVAKRHGEVSQEMFPEYAIDSITNGVHSATWTSPSFQQLYDRYIPGWRTDSFALRYAISIPPQDIWEAHVQAKARLLEEVRRRTSLPFRDDGLTIGFARRATQYKRGDLVLSAPDELVDIAKKVGPIQLIFAGKAHPKDEPGKEIIRRVVRVAGQVKPEVQIAYLEDYDLTLAQLLTAGVDLWLNTPLPPLEASGTSGMKAAHNGVPSLSVLDGWWVEGHIEGITGWSIGRGPSDATSQEGRGAQDARELYDKLRGVIAPMFYQRRERWSEIMRSTIAFNASFFNTHRMVQQYAANAYV